The following are encoded together in the Vibrio splendidus genome:
- a CDS encoding P-loop NTPase family protein, with translation MDIIGRTAPTTLKPQISAPAVPTSIDMLGVPEVVIENLVLKHLSAYPKSDVLELSNYLCVVTHIVESALAVLRTKSLIEVFQPTSNLSLSSASHSHVRYSLSEKGLEEADLAFKRDAYLGPAPVSLTQYRDVVKQQDLRAELVTRPHVEAALNDVYGVDKMISVLGPAINSGRALLLYGHAGTGKTFVASRIVNALHTSVFIPYAVYALGNIIKVFSAQHHKPLDNNGSDKRISLKDQYDKRWLNCERPNIQVGGELTMDMLEVNHSENSRVWLAPVQMMANNGIFIIDDLGRQPMPVDALLNRWIVPMEYSFDYLSLPNGQQITMPFVLTLAFSTNLNPKKISDPAFLRRLGYKIEFKPLNQRDYEALWMSVVAEKEMELQDGFFERLSQMHTLLKVPLFPCLPKDLVGISKDILSFEQLPPVITFDILSMAWEVYFTSDGHEEENNE, from the coding sequence ATGGATATTATAGGGCGTACTGCTCCAACAACTTTGAAGCCTCAAATTTCAGCCCCAGCCGTTCCTACATCTATTGATATGTTGGGTGTTCCTGAAGTTGTTATAGAAAACCTTGTGTTGAAACACCTATCAGCCTATCCCAAGTCGGATGTTTTAGAGCTTTCTAACTATTTGTGTGTTGTGACACATATTGTTGAAAGTGCGTTGGCGGTGTTAAGAACAAAGTCATTGATTGAAGTTTTTCAACCAACCTCTAACCTTTCTCTCTCATCTGCATCTCATAGTCACGTTCGCTATTCCCTTTCTGAGAAAGGACTTGAAGAAGCTGATCTTGCCTTTAAACGTGATGCTTATTTAGGTCCTGCCCCCGTTTCACTTACCCAATATCGTGATGTGGTAAAGCAGCAAGATCTGAGGGCAGAGTTAGTGACTCGGCCACATGTCGAAGCAGCACTGAACGATGTATATGGTGTCGACAAAATGATTTCGGTATTGGGGCCAGCAATCAATTCTGGGCGTGCCTTGTTGCTGTATGGGCATGCGGGGACGGGTAAAACATTTGTAGCTTCACGTATTGTCAATGCGCTGCATACGTCTGTTTTCATTCCTTATGCCGTTTATGCATTAGGCAACATCATTAAAGTGTTTTCTGCACAACATCATAAACCATTGGATAACAACGGCAGCGATAAACGTATTTCCCTCAAAGATCAATACGACAAGCGTTGGCTTAATTGTGAAAGGCCAAATATCCAAGTTGGGGGAGAACTGACTATGGATATGCTTGAAGTCAATCATTCAGAGAATAGTCGAGTCTGGTTAGCACCAGTTCAAATGATGGCAAACAATGGGATTTTTATCATTGATGACCTTGGTCGTCAGCCAATGCCTGTCGATGCGCTTCTTAACCGTTGGATTGTACCGATGGAATATTCCTTCGATTATTTATCGCTACCTAACGGCCAGCAAATCACGATGCCGTTTGTTCTAACGCTTGCCTTTTCTACCAATCTAAATCCCAAGAAAATAAGCGACCCTGCATTTTTACGTCGTTTAGGTTACAAAATTGAATTCAAGCCGCTGAATCAGCGAGATTATGAAGCTTTATGGATGAGCGTCGTCGCTGAAAAAGAGATGGAACTTCAAGATGGTTTCTTTGAGCGTTTGTCTCAAATGCACACGCTTCTTAAGGTGCCACTTTTCCCTTGTTTGCCGAAAGATCTCGTTGGTATAAGCAAAGACATTCTTTCGTTTGAGCAACTCCCACCTGTTATCACATTCGATATTCTTTCCATGGCATGGGAAGTCTATTTTACCTCTGATGGACACGAGGAAGAGAATAATGAATAA
- a CDS encoding prepilin peptidase, which produces MISEPSVFWALLIAVSVYDVEKHRIPNKILILFLFVYFLSMFNRSYTFDVFLMSFVGFVVFFCFGLLLYFLRAMSAGDVKLLGIVGMYLGWGQLLDASYFIILSSGVIGTFYLLYNFANSNNLSIKGYFENKLIVLGGVAPVLDESASLHARYSNKVTMPFAPSVVMGLAMYSYFT; this is translated from the coding sequence ATGATTAGTGAGCCTTCAGTTTTCTGGGCGTTGTTAATTGCAGTTTCGGTATACGATGTTGAGAAGCATCGTATACCAAACAAAATATTGATACTGTTTTTGTTTGTATACTTTTTATCAATGTTTAACCGCAGTTACACCTTTGATGTTTTTTTAATGTCCTTCGTTGGATTCGTGGTGTTTTTTTGTTTTGGATTACTCTTATATTTTTTAAGAGCTATGTCTGCAGGAGATGTGAAATTATTAGGTATTGTGGGGATGTATCTCGGGTGGGGACAATTACTTGATGCGTCGTACTTTATCATACTCTCTTCTGGAGTTATCGGGACTTTCTACCTGCTATATAACTTTGCCAACTCGAACAATCTTAGTATCAAAGGCTATTTTGAAAATAAGCTAATTGTGCTTGGTGGAGTAGCACCTGTATTAGATGAAAGTGCGAGTTTGCACGCTAGGTATTCAAATAAGGTGACGATGCCTTTTGCACCCTCTGTTGTCATGGGATTGGCGATGTATAGCTACTTTACTTGA
- a CDS encoding Flp family type IVb pilin, whose product MDKFLNNCKEFMKDEEGLTVIEYVIGAALLVLGLTTVFSGLGSTLSTKLNTIVANVGTTSS is encoded by the coding sequence ATGGATAAGTTTTTGAATAATTGTAAAGAATTCATGAAAGATGAAGAAGGGTTGACTGTTATCGAGTACGTAATCGGCGCAGCTCTATTAGTATTAGGTTTGACAACCGTATTTTCTGGTTTAGGAAGTACACTGTCAACGAAACTGAATACTATAGTTGCTAACGTTGGTACCACAAGTAGTTAG
- a CDS encoding helix-turn-helix domain-containing protein — translation MKVVTPLLSDKDSDFNAVIINKISHYFPIENFGQDISIISNLDVRLVFFILNKTDKLQLLTMALSICENLNKRIVIICSDPLPNIVRNHKNIFFIIETNSKHLTSKFEELQRKTQHIFEPHFDLDRDTNNNNQLPAKLFTSEVVNFVVDNINKEIRETEIAEKCHCSTTYFSKKFHLHFGVSFRDFVCDKRILLAKKLIEADTESKIAVISYQCGYKDVSYFSRIFKKRTGVTPASYRRACTDNRKR, via the coding sequence ATGAAAGTAGTAACACCTTTATTATCAGATAAGGATAGTGACTTTAACGCTGTTATTATCAATAAAATAAGCCACTACTTTCCTATTGAAAACTTTGGACAAGATATATCTATAATCAGTAACTTAGATGTCAGACTGGTGTTTTTTATATTGAATAAGACAGATAAACTTCAACTACTTACAATGGCTTTATCTATTTGCGAGAACCTAAATAAAAGAATAGTCATTATTTGCTCAGACCCGTTACCTAATATCGTTCGAAATCATAAGAATATATTTTTTATTATCGAAACAAACAGTAAACATCTGACCAGTAAGTTCGAAGAACTACAACGTAAAACGCAACATATCTTCGAGCCTCACTTTGATCTCGACCGAGATACAAACAACAACAATCAATTACCTGCAAAGCTGTTTACCTCTGAAGTCGTTAACTTTGTTGTGGACAACATCAACAAAGAAATCAGAGAAACAGAAATCGCAGAAAAGTGTCATTGTTCAACAACCTACTTTTCTAAGAAGTTTCATCTACACTTTGGGGTAAGCTTTAGAGACTTTGTGTGCGATAAACGAATCCTGTTAGCCAAAAAGTTAATCGAAGCCGATACCGAATCAAAAATAGCTGTTATTTCTTACCAATGTGGATACAAGGATGTGTCGTATTTTTCAAGAATCTTTAAGAAAAGGACCGGAGTAACACCCGCAAGTTACAGACGTGCCTGCACGGATAACAGAAAACGCTAA
- a CDS encoding AMP-binding protein has product MIQPNEFSQEKATALPTPNDMILKWAEERPDEVYLKQIINRQFVEFTYKEVANKALKLASALEGLGAQPGDRVALVSKNCAEWFICDLAMMLGDFVSVPIFPTAGADTIQYCIEHSESKIVIAGKLDDPKATQKVLDDNPSLISISLPYDTAAKCQHTFEQLIETHEPSTKRPQHHDDKLMSLVYTSGTSGLPKGAMLTYGAFTWSVQRLIDHIGIQPGDRLFSYLPLAHITERVYIFGSSVMGGVVTAFPESLDTFIDDVKMHRPTLFISVPRLWTLFQQRIQDKLPQKKLNFLLKIPFVNNLIKKKLADGLGLDQARVLGCGSAPVSPALLAWYESVGLHITEAWGMTESFAYSTINHPFRADKIGTVGNAGPGIELKIAEDEEILVRSKGMFSGYYKNDIATQESFNSEGWLHTGDIGDIDSEGYLTIRGRKKDTFKTAKGKFVAPVPIENKLFEYSRVEMMCLIGLGLPGPILLVVPHDFPNFDRARYERTSKRVIEKMNEQLASHEKIKGVLMIKEPWSIDNGVLTPTLKIKRHILEQKYHEVGHNWPKDKLVVWEE; this is encoded by the coding sequence ATGATTCAGCCTAACGAGTTTAGCCAAGAAAAAGCAACAGCTCTCCCTACACCCAATGACATGATTTTAAAATGGGCAGAAGAACGCCCAGATGAAGTCTATTTAAAACAAATCATCAACCGCCAATTTGTTGAATTTACTTATAAAGAAGTGGCCAACAAAGCACTAAAACTGGCGTCAGCATTAGAAGGACTCGGAGCTCAACCCGGCGATCGAGTCGCGCTCGTTTCAAAAAACTGTGCAGAGTGGTTTATCTGTGACCTTGCTATGATGTTAGGAGATTTTGTCAGCGTCCCAATATTTCCAACAGCGGGGGCAGACACGATTCAATACTGTATTGAACACAGTGAAAGTAAGATTGTAATTGCCGGTAAGCTTGATGATCCTAAAGCCACTCAAAAAGTACTCGATGATAATCCGAGTCTAATTAGTATCTCGTTACCCTACGATACTGCCGCTAAGTGCCAGCACACTTTTGAGCAACTTATCGAGACACATGAACCATCAACCAAAAGACCTCAGCATCACGATGATAAGCTGATGTCGCTTGTTTATACTTCGGGTACGTCTGGGTTACCGAAAGGCGCAATGCTCACGTATGGTGCCTTTACATGGTCAGTTCAGAGATTAATCGATCACATTGGTATCCAACCTGGCGATCGCCTGTTTTCTTATCTGCCGCTTGCCCATATAACCGAACGAGTGTACATATTTGGTTCTTCAGTGATGGGTGGGGTGGTTACTGCTTTCCCTGAATCTTTAGACACATTTATTGATGATGTAAAAATGCATCGTCCAACTTTGTTTATTTCAGTTCCTCGTTTATGGACTCTATTCCAACAACGAATCCAAGATAAACTTCCACAGAAAAAACTGAACTTCTTACTTAAAATTCCGTTCGTGAATAACCTAATTAAGAAGAAACTGGCTGATGGTCTGGGGTTAGACCAAGCTCGCGTTCTTGGCTGTGGCTCAGCTCCAGTATCACCAGCTCTACTTGCATGGTATGAGAGTGTTGGCCTACACATTACCGAAGCTTGGGGAATGACTGAGTCTTTCGCCTACAGCACGATTAACCACCCGTTTAGAGCAGACAAAATTGGCACTGTAGGTAATGCAGGTCCGGGCATTGAACTCAAAATTGCAGAAGACGAAGAGATTTTAGTTCGAAGCAAGGGCATGTTCTCTGGTTATTACAAAAATGACATTGCAACTCAAGAATCTTTTAACTCAGAAGGTTGGCTTCATACGGGCGATATTGGTGATATCGACAGCGAGGGCTATTTAACGATTCGTGGACGTAAGAAAGATACCTTTAAAACCGCGAAAGGCAAGTTTGTCGCTCCTGTACCAATCGAAAATAAACTCTTTGAGTACAGTCGTGTAGAAATGATGTGTTTGATAGGCTTAGGCTTACCTGGCCCTATCCTGCTGGTAGTACCGCATGACTTCCCTAATTTTGATCGGGCTCGTTACGAAAGAACAAGCAAACGCGTCATTGAAAAAATGAACGAACAGTTAGCTTCGCATGAGAAGATCAAAGGCGTACTGATGATTAAGGAACCATGGAGCATTGATAATGGTGTTCTTACTCCAACTCTCAAGATAAAGCGACATATCCTTGAGCAGAAATACCATGAAGTCGGTCATAACTGGCCCAAAGATAAATTGGTAGTTTGGGAAGAGTAA
- a CDS encoding LysR substrate-binding domain-containing protein, with protein sequence MDNRLRHLSGLRYFEVAARLSNYSKAAEELFVTQAAVSQKIRQLEEQVGCKLFIRKGRAMTLTHEGHTLFRHVSDGFQEVLLGLNKIQSEPIQGLLVVRSPPSFASRWLLPRLWKFSVKHPEIPIKILTGCDTPNLKHGEIDVAIRQGEDLCVEEGLTLEMLINEPVYPFCSPELSNSLNFTSPEQLLKCWLIQFDSGCFPWEEWFRQANISTQSSTIQWMEVGTFDMGLTTVMAGHGVCLATDSLAGDFIERGLLVKPFDIGMTPGVQVNLCFDPNSPREERITAFTNWLHEEVNELLDN encoded by the coding sequence ATGGACAATAGACTGCGTCACCTTTCAGGTCTCCGTTACTTTGAAGTTGCGGCTCGCTTGAGCAATTACAGCAAAGCGGCTGAAGAGCTGTTCGTCACTCAAGCAGCCGTCAGCCAGAAGATTCGACAGTTAGAAGAACAGGTTGGATGTAAGCTCTTTATTCGTAAGGGGCGTGCAATGACTTTGACGCATGAAGGGCACACACTTTTTAGACATGTCTCTGATGGATTTCAAGAGGTTCTGCTGGGGTTAAACAAGATCCAATCAGAACCTATTCAAGGGCTGCTTGTTGTTAGAAGTCCCCCTTCTTTTGCTTCTCGTTGGTTACTACCTAGGCTGTGGAAGTTCTCGGTAAAGCACCCAGAGATCCCAATTAAGATACTAACAGGGTGTGATACCCCAAATTTAAAACATGGCGAGATTGATGTGGCTATTCGACAAGGCGAAGATCTATGCGTTGAAGAAGGCTTGACTCTTGAGATGCTAATCAACGAACCGGTTTACCCTTTTTGTTCCCCTGAACTCTCAAACTCTTTGAACTTCACATCACCTGAACAACTCCTCAAATGTTGGCTGATTCAGTTTGATAGCGGTTGTTTCCCGTGGGAGGAATGGTTTAGGCAAGCAAACATATCGACTCAAAGCAGCACCATTCAGTGGATGGAAGTCGGTACCTTTGATATGGGGTTAACGACTGTCATGGCGGGACATGGGGTTTGCTTGGCAACAGACAGCTTAGCTGGTGACTTCATCGAACGCGGCTTGCTAGTGAAGCCCTTTGATATAGGCATGACACCTGGGGTTCAGGTCAACCTATGCTTTGACCCTAACTCCCCGAGAGAAGAGCGTATTACCGCGTTCACCAATTGGTTGCACGAAGAAGTAAACGAGCTATTGGATAATTAG
- a CDS encoding DUF1127 domain-containing protein → MNTITATSRTNQSFLPSLSVKKFYSKFRLYLQNRRTRKHLAELSDHLLEDVGITQNQVDKELKKSFWE, encoded by the coding sequence ATGAACACGATAACAGCGACATCAAGGACTAACCAATCATTCTTACCATCGTTATCAGTTAAGAAATTCTATTCTAAATTTAGACTGTATCTTCAGAACCGTAGAACGAGAAAGCACCTAGCTGAACTGTCAGATCATTTACTTGAAGATGTTGGGATTACGCAGAATCAAGTCGATAAAGAACTGAAGAAATCGTTTTGGGAGTGA
- a CDS encoding LysR substrate-binding domain-containing protein, protein MRERTPPFQGIYYFYTAAETGSFKLAAEKLFVTAAAVSQQIRQLEEWLGADLFIRQHRKIVLTHEGEVLYLQAKKGFAHIQDGVRRINQDPNPTQLSISTVPSFAQHWLVPRIGDFRDRHPDLSMLIEPTNKLVTFEDSNVDVCVRYGHGNYPNIESRWLMDEVVYPVCHPIYQEKHGIHDIDDLHKAELIEDRWPDMDWNLWLDIVGAKAGRSSLQFDGSHFVLEGALSVQGVALVKHSLVYRYLQEKKLVRIGNIALKPKYNYFLCAPAGYFHREKIKRFEAWMQNQVRLFGNRGREELTIIDTDYQLKWSDNS, encoded by the coding sequence GTGAGAGAACGAACTCCACCATTTCAAGGGATCTATTACTTTTACACTGCAGCTGAAACTGGCAGTTTTAAACTTGCGGCAGAAAAACTGTTTGTCACGGCAGCAGCAGTAAGCCAACAAATTCGCCAACTTGAAGAATGGCTAGGCGCAGACTTGTTTATTCGCCAGCACCGAAAAATAGTACTCACTCACGAAGGTGAAGTGCTTTACCTGCAAGCGAAGAAAGGCTTTGCCCACATTCAAGATGGTGTGAGGCGAATTAACCAAGACCCAAACCCTACTCAACTGTCTATTTCAACCGTGCCATCATTTGCCCAACACTGGTTGGTACCTAGAATTGGCGACTTTCGCGATCGCCACCCTGACCTATCCATGCTGATTGAACCGACTAACAAGCTAGTGACGTTTGAAGATTCTAATGTCGATGTCTGCGTTCGGTATGGTCACGGTAACTACCCAAATATCGAGTCTCGTTGGTTAATGGACGAGGTGGTTTACCCAGTTTGTCACCCGATTTATCAAGAGAAGCATGGGATCCATGACATTGACGATCTGCATAAAGCTGAATTGATTGAAGATCGATGGCCAGATATGGATTGGAATCTATGGCTAGACATTGTTGGAGCGAAGGCAGGCCGCTCATCACTGCAATTTGATGGCTCGCATTTTGTTTTAGAAGGCGCGTTATCCGTTCAAGGTGTAGCACTGGTTAAGCACAGTTTGGTGTATCGGTATTTGCAGGAAAAGAAACTCGTTCGAATCGGTAACATCGCACTTAAGCCTAAGTACAATTACTTCTTATGCGCCCCCGCTGGCTACTTTCATCGAGAAAAGATAAAGCGTTTTGAGGCTTGGATGCAAAATCAGGTTCGGCTGTTTGGGAATAGAGGTCGAGAAGAGTTAACTATTATCGATACAGATTACCAACTTAAATGGTCGGATAATTCATAA
- a CDS encoding VF530 family protein, giving the protein MTQDNNPLHGITLQKLLTELVEHYGWEELSYMVNINCFKKDPSIKSSLKFLRKTDWARVKVESIYIELKQNS; this is encoded by the coding sequence ATGACACAAGACAATAATCCACTTCACGGTATCACTCTACAGAAGCTACTGACTGAATTGGTTGAACATTACGGTTGGGAAGAGTTGAGTTACATGGTAAACATCAACTGCTTTAAAAAAGACCCAAGCATTAAATCTAGCTTAAAGTTTTTGCGTAAAACAGACTGGGCTCGAGTGAAGGTTGAGTCGATTTACATTGAGCTAAAACAGAACTCTTAA
- the fusA gene encoding elongation factor G yields the protein MADLSKYRNIGIFAHVDAGKTTTTERILKLTGQIHKTGEVHDGESTTDFMEQEAERGITIQSAAVSCFWNGHRLNVIDTPGHVDFTVEVYRSLKVLDGGIGVFCGSGGVEPQSETNWRYANESEVSRLIFVNKLDRMGADFYNVVDQVKNVLGATPLVMVLPIGREDEFVGVVDLLSRKAYVWDDTGLPENYEILDVPADMVDDVEQYREELIETAVEQDDDLMEAYMEGEEPSIEDIKRCIRKGTRDLAFFPTYCGSAFKNKGVQIILDAVVDYLPSPTEVDPQPLMDENGEETGNHAIVSTEETFKALAFKIMDDRFGALTFVRIYSGKLNKGDTILNSFTGKTERVGRMVEMQADDRNELTSAQAGDIIAIVGMKNVQTGHTLCDPKDQVTLEPMVFPTPVISIAVSPKDKGGSEKMGIAIGKMVAEDPSFQVETDEETGETILKGMGELHLDIKVDILKRTYGVDLTVGAPQVAYRETITQAIEDSYTHKKQSGGSGQFGKIDYRIKPGEPGSGFTFSSKVVGGNVPKEFWPAVEKGFGGMMENGVLAGFPTLDVEVELYDGGFHAVDSSAIAFEIAAKGAFRQSMPKAGAQLLEPIMNVDVFTPEDHVGDVIGDLNRRRGMIKDQQAGVTGVRIKADVPLSEMFGYIGHLRTITSGRGQFSMEFAQYSPCPMNVAEEVIAKVKAEKEAGK from the coding sequence ATGGCAGATTTATCGAAATACAGAAACATTGGTATTTTCGCGCACGTTGATGCGGGTAAAACAACTACCACTGAGCGTATCCTTAAGCTAACTGGTCAGATCCACAAGACTGGTGAAGTACATGATGGCGAATCAACTACTGACTTCATGGAACAGGAAGCTGAGCGCGGAATTACTATCCAATCAGCAGCTGTAAGCTGTTTCTGGAATGGTCACCGTCTAAACGTTATCGATACTCCTGGACACGTTGACTTCACAGTTGAAGTATACCGTTCTCTTAAAGTACTTGATGGCGGTATCGGTGTATTCTGTGGTTCTGGTGGTGTTGAACCACAATCAGAAACTAACTGGCGCTACGCTAACGAATCAGAAGTATCTCGTCTGATCTTCGTTAACAAACTAGACCGTATGGGTGCAGATTTCTACAACGTTGTTGACCAAGTTAAAAACGTTCTAGGCGCAACTCCTCTAGTTATGGTTCTACCAATCGGCCGCGAAGATGAATTCGTGGGTGTTGTAGACCTTCTAAGCCGTAAAGCATACGTTTGGGATGACACTGGTCTTCCTGAAAACTACGAAATTCTAGATGTTCCTGCGGACATGGTTGATGACGTAGAGCAATACCGTGAAGAGCTAATCGAAACTGCTGTAGAGCAAGACGATGACCTAATGGAAGCTTACATGGAAGGTGAAGAGCCTTCTATCGAAGACATCAAGCGTTGTATCCGTAAAGGTACTCGTGACCTAGCGTTCTTCCCAACTTACTGTGGTTCTGCATTCAAGAACAAGGGTGTTCAAATCATTCTTGACGCTGTTGTAGATTACCTACCTTCTCCAACTGAAGTTGATCCTCAACCTCTAATGGACGAGAACGGCGAAGAAACTGGTAACCACGCTATCGTTTCTACTGAAGAAACGTTTAAAGCGCTTGCATTCAAAATCATGGATGACCGTTTCGGTGCTCTAACTTTCGTTCGTATTTACTCTGGTAAATTGAACAAAGGCGACACGATTCTTAACTCATTCACAGGTAAAACTGAGCGTGTTGGCCGTATGGTTGAGATGCAAGCTGATGACCGTAACGAACTAACTAGCGCACAAGCTGGTGACATCATTGCGATCGTTGGTATGAAGAACGTGCAAACAGGTCACACTCTATGTGATCCTAAAGATCAAGTAACGCTTGAGCCAATGGTATTCCCAACTCCAGTAATCTCTATCGCTGTATCTCCAAAAGATAAAGGCGGTTCTGAGAAAATGGGTATCGCTATCGGTAAAATGGTTGCAGAAGATCCATCTTTCCAAGTTGAAACTGACGAAGAAACTGGCGAAACTATCCTGAAAGGTATGGGTGAGCTTCACCTAGACATCAAGGTAGATATCCTTAAGCGTACTTACGGCGTTGACCTAACAGTTGGTGCTCCTCAAGTTGCTTACCGTGAAACTATCACTCAAGCAATTGAAGATAGCTACACGCATAAGAAACAGTCTGGTGGTTCTGGTCAATTCGGTAAGATCGATTACCGTATCAAGCCTGGCGAACCTGGTTCTGGCTTTACGTTCTCTTCAAAAGTTGTTGGCGGTAACGTACCTAAAGAATTCTGGCCTGCTGTTGAGAAAGGCTTTGGTGGCATGATGGAAAACGGCGTACTAGCTGGCTTCCCTACGCTAGACGTTGAAGTTGAACTTTACGATGGTGGTTTCCACGCAGTCGATTCATCTGCAATCGCATTTGAAATCGCAGCGAAAGGTGCATTCCGTCAATCTATGCCTAAAGCTGGCGCGCAACTTCTTGAGCCAATCATGAACGTTGACGTATTTACTCCAGAAGATCACGTTGGTGATGTTATCGGTGACCTTAACCGTCGTCGTGGCATGATCAAAGATCAACAAGCTGGCGTAACTGGCGTTCGTATTAAAGCTGACGTACCACTTTCAGAAATGTTTGGTTACATCGGTCACCTACGTACAATTACTTCAGGCCGTGGCCAATTCTCTATGGAATTCGCACAGTACTCTCCATGTCCAATGAACGTGGCAGAAGAAGTAATCGCTAAAGTTAAAGCAGAAAAAGAAGCTGGTAAGTAA
- the radA gene encoding DNA repair protein RadA yields the protein MAKAKRAYVCNDCGADFPRWQGQCNACGAWNTITEVRLAASPQVARNERLSGGYAGGPTESSVQTLSEINLQEVPRFSSGFKELDRVLGGGVVPGAAILIGGNPGAGKSTLLLQTMCQLSSQLPTLYVTGEESLQQVAMRASRLGLPKEHLKMLSETNVDKICQVAEKEQPKIMVIDSIQVMHVADVQSSPGSVAQVRESATALTRYAKQNNVAVFLVGHVTKDGTLAGPKVLEHIIDCSVLLDGGTDSRFRTLRSHKNRFGAVNELGVFAMTGQGLKEVSNPSAIFLSRGEEETSGSSVMVVWEGTRPLLVEIQALVDYSQLANPRRVAVGLEQNRLSLLLAVLHKHGGLQMADQDVFVNVVGGVKVTETSADLALVIALLSSFRDRALPKDVVVFGEVGLAGEIRPVPSGQERLNEAFKHGFKRAIVPAANMPKGGIPGMQIHGVKKLSEAINAFDEL from the coding sequence ATGGCAAAGGCAAAACGAGCTTATGTGTGTAATGACTGTGGTGCTGACTTTCCACGTTGGCAAGGGCAGTGCAATGCATGTGGTGCTTGGAACACGATTACCGAAGTTAGGTTAGCTGCTTCACCTCAAGTTGCGCGTAATGAACGACTCAGTGGTGGTTACGCAGGTGGGCCAACAGAATCGAGCGTTCAGACATTATCGGAAATTAACCTGCAAGAAGTCCCTCGCTTTAGCAGTGGTTTCAAAGAACTCGACCGCGTGCTCGGTGGTGGTGTCGTACCTGGCGCTGCAATTCTGATTGGTGGTAACCCAGGTGCCGGTAAATCAACGCTGTTATTGCAGACCATGTGTCAGCTCTCTTCTCAGTTGCCAACACTTTATGTCACTGGTGAAGAATCACTGCAACAAGTCGCGATGCGTGCCTCTCGACTCGGTTTACCGAAAGAACATCTCAAAATGCTCTCTGAAACCAATGTTGATAAGATCTGTCAGGTTGCCGAAAAAGAGCAACCTAAGATCATGGTTATCGACTCAATCCAAGTTATGCATGTCGCTGATGTTCAATCGTCTCCGGGCAGTGTGGCGCAGGTGCGCGAATCGGCAACAGCATTAACGCGCTATGCGAAACAGAACAACGTTGCGGTGTTCTTGGTGGGACACGTAACTAAAGACGGCACATTAGCGGGGCCAAAAGTACTGGAACACATTATTGACTGTTCCGTGCTGTTAGATGGCGGAACCGATAGCCGCTTTAGAACGCTGCGCAGTCACAAGAACCGTTTTGGTGCGGTCAATGAGTTGGGTGTGTTTGCAATGACAGGCCAAGGTCTTAAAGAAGTCAGCAACCCATCGGCTATTTTCTTGTCTCGCGGTGAAGAAGAAACCTCGGGCAGTTCGGTCATGGTTGTGTGGGAAGGGACACGTCCACTTCTTGTTGAAATCCAAGCGCTGGTGGACTATTCCCAGCTCGCTAATCCACGTCGTGTTGCTGTTGGTCTAGAGCAAAACAGGCTTTCACTGTTATTAGCCGTGCTGCATAAACATGGCGGCTTACAAATGGCTGACCAAGATGTGTTTGTGAATGTCGTCGGTGGTGTTAAAGTAACCGAAACCAGTGCCGATCTTGCATTAGTGATCGCTTTACTTTCGAGTTTCAGAGACCGTGCATTGCCAAAAGATGTGGTGGTATTTGGGGAAGTAGGCCTCGCGGGTGAGATTCGACCTGTACCGAGCGGGCAAGAGCGCTTAAATGAGGCATTTAAACATGGCTTTAAGAGAGCGATTGTTCCGGCGGCCAACATGCCAAAAGGGGGCATTCCAGGAATGCAGATCCACGGTGTGAAAAAATTATCAGAAGCAATTAATGCTTTTGATGAGTTGTAA